From a region of the Paralichthys olivaceus isolate ysfri-2021 chromosome 4, ASM2471397v2, whole genome shotgun sequence genome:
- the ehmt1a gene encoding histone-lysine N-methyltransferase EHMT1a, producing the protein MDRGGAGEGPGPGRRAAAPSVGTPAGAKGQAAPSGPKPKMKITPFHSSSIVSSDGALSGKRAGAASGKLMASPGGLIPDPPGRLSGPAVRERLAAAAAAAAAGSSVPAKITTEEKAHAGPLVVKSASRKAPPLNAQLSHNHKGKGKSKERRAASTSAKPPPAVKRKKRKMGMYNLVPKKKAKPIKQQEKKEEPGSSVEKSRVAEDEKAMTATEVPTVAEQTPVKHESLLEAEPGEGGHVEYTELALECLDLKAQEKLLSPPQSGVAADSEVAESDLAEELPLCCCRMETPYCGGSLATLDQTCMAMENMDGMLSRCPRRVMKQEMMRPSNTVHLLVLCEDHRAGMVKHQCCPGCGLFCRAGTFMECRPYGSISHRFHRDCASILKDCRFCPHCGEDATGAKEVTVPKADQSPSVPRSNPRLSLPAVPTVATLPSVPNTPAVPQILRAKKTSEPRRSRDESPSRLKGEAVCAAERPKESLESILIALDDENLKPKKVKYPTRQLYISAKQGELQKVIHLLVAGKDPNFLMDGQSKRTPLHAAAAEGHQEICHMLVQAGANLDMFDEEQRTPLMVACESNHLDTVKYLLRAGAAISHKDIMGFTCLHLAAKLGHYDIVHHLLSKASKYINCQDDGGWTPITWAIEYKHKELVYLLLARGADVNVRDKEENVCLHWAALSGCDDVAQALLEAQCDLNAINIHGDAPLHVAARENHLECLMLFLSRGADVTLRNKEGQTALDCCVYGSNVWTALNTNKKLTEARRGRDCRGERLLSRDISRGYEAVPIACVNGVDSEPCPESFKYIPDNCVTSPLNIDKDITHLQHCSCTDNCSSSTCMCGQLSLRCWYDSEGRLPLDFSQREPPVLFECNHACSCWRTCRNRVVQNGLRARLQLFRTQKMGWGVRAMQDIPQGTFICEYVGEIITDAEADKRENDSFLFTLDNKVGDVHCIDSRLFGNIGRFINHLCEPNLLAVRVFTMHQDLRFPRIAFFSSRPIKAGDQIGFDYGDHYWRVKSKYFSCQCGSVKCHYRHKLTDDH; encoded by the exons ATGGATCGCGGTGGAGCCGGTGAGGGGCCCGGGCCGGGCAGAAGAGCCGCGGCTCCCTCTGTCGGAACACCCGCGGGTGCAAAGGGGCAAGCGGCGCCGAGCGGTCCGAAGCCCAAAATGAAGATCACACCCTTCCACAGCTCGTCCATAGTCAGCAGCGATGGCGCACTCAGCGGCAAGCGAGCAGGAGCAGCTTCTGGGAAACTGATGGCGTCTCCTGGTGGACTGATCCCGGATCCACCTGGGCGTCTGAGCGGCCCGGCTGTCAGGGAGAgactcgctgctgctgctgctgctgctgctgctgggagctCAGTCCCTGCAAAGATCACGACAGAGGAGAAAGCACATGCAGGTCCTCTTGTTGtcaag TCTGCGAGCAGGAAGGCACCACCTCTCAACGCACAGCTTAGTCACAACCACAAAGGCAAAGGcaaaagcaaagagaggagagctgcctccaCTTCTGCCAAACCTCCACCAG ctgtgaagaggaagaagagaaagatggGAATGTACAACTTGGTCCCCAAAAAGAAGGCAAAGCCTATTAAACAGCAGGAGAAG AAAGAGGAGCCAGGATCTAGTGTGGAGAAGAGCCGAGTTGCAGAAGATGAAAAAGCAATGACTGCAACAGAGGTCCCGACAGTCGCGGAACAAACGCCTGTCAAACATGAATCTCTGCTCGAAGCAGAACCAGGAGAAGGCGGCCATGTCGAGTACACAGAGCTGGCTTTGGAATGTCTAGACCTGAAAGCGCAGGAAaagcttctctctcctccccagtCAG GTGTCGCAGCAGATTCCGAGGTGGCAGAATCAGACCTGGCTGAAGAGTtacctctgtgctgctgtcgTATGGAGACTCCTTACTGTGGAGGCAGCCTGGCCACATTGGATCAGACCTGCATGGCCATGGAGAACATGGATGGAATG ctgagtCGGTGTCCGAGGCGAGTGATGAAGCAGGAAATGATGCGACCGTCCAACACTGTCCATCTACTGGTTCTGTGTGAGGACCACAGGGCCGGCATGGTCAAACACCAGTGCTGCCCCGGCTGTGGACTCTTCTGCAGAGCG GGCACCTTCATGGAGTGCAGGCCATATGGCAGCATCTCACACCGCTTTCACCGCGACTGTGCCTCCATCTTGAAGGACTGCAGGTTTTGTCCTCACTGCGGAGAGGATGCCACTGGGGCAAAGGAGGTCACGGTGCCAAAGGCTGATCAGTCGCCCTCTGTACCCAGATCTAACCCCAGGTTGTCACTACCAGCTGTGCCCACTGTTGCCACCCTGCCTTCAGTACCAAACACACCTGCTGTTCCACAGATACTCAGGGCTAAGAAGACCAGCGAACCTCGGAGGAGCAGGGATGAGAGCCCGAGCAG GCTAAAGGGCGAggctgtctgtgctgcagagagacCTAAAGAGTCCCTAGAGAGCATCCTCATAGCACTGGATGATGAGAA cCTGAAACCAAAGAAAGTGAAGTACCCCACCAGACAGCTGTACATCTCTGCAAAACAAGGAGAGCTCCAGAAGGTCATCCACCTCTTAG TTGCTGGAAAGGACCCAAACTTTTTGATGGATGGCCAAAGCAAACGCACTCCACTTCATGCGGCAGCTGCCGAGGGTCACCAGGAGATCTGCCACATGCTGGTTCAG GCTGGGGCCAACCTGGACATGTTTGATGAGGAGCAGAGAACACCACTGATGGTGGCCTGTGAAAGCAACCATCTGGACACAGTGAAGTATCTGCTCAGAGCTGGAGCCGCCATCAGCCACAAG GATATCATGGGTTTCACCTGTCTGCATCTGGCAGCTAAACTGGGACATTATGACATAGTCCATCATCTTCTCTCCAAGGCATCCAAATACATCAACTGTCAG GATGACGGGGGATGGACTCCCATCACCTGGGCCATCGAGTACAAGCACAAGGAGCTGGTCTACCTGCTGCTGGCCAGAGGTGCCGATGTTAACGTTAGAGACAAG GAGGAGAACGTCTGCCTACACTGGGCAGCTCTGTCAGGCTGTGATGACGTCGCCCAGGCTCTGCTGGAGGCTCAGTGTGACCTCAACGCCATCAACATTCATGGTGACGCTCCGCTTCATGTCGCTGCCAGAGAAAACCACCTGGAGTGTTTGAT GTTGTTTCTGTCTCGTGGAGCGGACGTCACTCTGAGGAATAAGGAGGGACAGACTGCTCTGGATTGCTGCGTCTATGGCTCCAATGTGTGGACCGCCCTCAACACCAACAAGAAGCTCACCGAGGCCCGCAGAGGCAGGGACTGTCGAGGAGAGAGGCTGCTCAGCAG GGACATTTCTCGGGGGTACGAAGCAGTTCCTATCGCCTGTGTTAATGGTGTTGACAGTGAGCCCTGTCCTGAAAGCTTTAAATACATACCAGACAACTGTGTCACCTCCCCACTGAACATAGACAAGGACATCACTCACTTACAG CACTGCAGCTGTACAGACAACTGCTCATCCAGTACGTGCATGTGTGGTCAGCTCAGTCTGCGATGTTGGTATGACAGT gagggtCGTCTGCCTCTGGACTTCTCTCAGCGGGAGCCCCCAGTGCTCTTTGAGTGTAATCATGCCTGCTCATGCTGGAGGACCTGCAGGAACCGAGTGGTCCAGAATGGACTAAG agcCCGGCTGCAGCTCTTCAGGACACAGAAGATGGGCTGGGGAGTGAGGGCCATGCAGGATATCCCTCAAGGAACCTTCATTTGCGA GTACGTCGGAGAGATCATCACTGACGCAGAGGCTGACAAAAGGGAGAACGATTCTTTCCTCTTCACCCTCGACAATAAG GTGGGGGATGTACACTGTATTGATTCAAGACTTTTTGGCAACATCGGCCGCTTCATCAACCATCTGTGTGAGCCCAACCTGCTGGCTGTGAGGGTGTTCACCATGCACCAGGATCTACGCTTTCCCAGGATAGCCTTCTTCTCGAGTAGGCCCATCAAAGCTGGAGACCAGATTGG GTTTGACTATGGTGATCACTACTGGAGGGTAAAGAGCAAGTACTTCAGCTGCCAGTGTGGTTCTGTGAAGTGTCACTACAGACACAAACTCACTGATGACCACTGA